The Burkholderia mayonis genome window below encodes:
- a CDS encoding endonuclease/exonuclease/phosphatase family protein has product MIIATWNMLGATNAVYLDPVLQQTRANVLCLQECGSNFATLLEERAPIIGNDGAIIGYTGNFRVRADFMECVYWEAPQDRLGLAVLSNIAPSERHILMPAAAGFNPNSPRAMPWCTVTDPQTRNAITIYSIHSPPVSRNVTLANVCTWNNAQIGQISQLGGTWACVGDFNAPPNAAGFVPPPQGAVVSSNRATQQGGGILDYAITNAPGFTFSQAGTQLVGASDHYPQSFRW; this is encoded by the coding sequence ATGATCATCGCTACGTGGAACATGCTGGGCGCAACCAATGCCGTCTATTTGGACCCGGTACTGCAACAAACCCGCGCAAACGTGCTGTGCCTGCAGGAATGCGGGTCGAACTTCGCGACGTTGCTGGAGGAAAGGGCGCCGATCATCGGCAACGACGGCGCAATCATCGGCTACACGGGTAACTTCAGAGTCCGCGCGGACTTCATGGAATGCGTGTACTGGGAAGCGCCCCAAGACCGGCTCGGCCTCGCCGTGCTCAGCAACATCGCCCCGAGCGAGCGCCATATCCTGATGCCCGCCGCCGCGGGCTTCAATCCGAACAGCCCGCGCGCGATGCCGTGGTGCACGGTCACCGATCCCCAAACGCGTAACGCCATCACGATTTATTCGATTCACAGCCCGCCGGTATCCCGCAACGTCACGCTGGCCAATGTCTGCACGTGGAACAATGCGCAGATCGGACAGATCAGTCAGCTCGGCGGAACCTGGGCATGCGTCGGTGACTTCAATGCGCCGCCGAATGCGGCGGGATTCGTTCCACCGCCGCAAGGCGCCGTCGTGAGCAGCAACCGCGCGACGCAACAAGGCGGCGGCATTCTCGACTATGCGATCACCAACGCGCCTGGATTCACCTTTTCTCAGGCCGGAACTCAATTGGTCGGCGCATCGGATCACTACCCGCAGTCGTTCCGCTGGTAA
- a CDS encoding oxidoreductase: MSSTLKIGLMGFGFAGATFHAPVIAHSGRTQIAAIATGQPERARAAYPDAVVVPDLDALVAREDVECVVIATPNDTHFELAKRALEAGKHVVVDKPVTLTAVDALTLARLAAARGRVFAPFHNRRWDGDFLTVRQLVESGELGRITYFESHFDRFRPRVRTRWREEASRGGGLLFDLGPHLIDQALALFGTPDTVSATVKTRRDGGDAPDFVHLQLGYPDKDVILHASALAAIDPARFTVLGTQAGYQKHGLDTQEDQLKAGLTPDDVEFGGGNPPGVLRGLDGELEIERPVPTLDGQYAEFYRALAASIHDGAPFPVAAQDAVDVMTIIELAARSEREGRRLPFVREAI, translated from the coding sequence ATGTCGTCAACGCTCAAGATTGGTTTGATGGGTTTCGGTTTCGCAGGCGCGACGTTCCACGCGCCCGTCATCGCGCACAGCGGCCGCACGCAGATCGCCGCGATCGCCACCGGCCAACCGGAACGCGCGCGCGCCGCTTATCCGGACGCCGTCGTCGTGCCGGATCTCGATGCGCTCGTCGCGCGCGAGGACGTCGAATGCGTCGTGATCGCGACGCCGAACGACACCCATTTCGAGCTGGCGAAGCGCGCGCTCGAAGCGGGCAAGCACGTGGTCGTCGACAAGCCGGTCACCCTGACTGCCGTCGACGCGCTCACGCTCGCCCGCCTCGCGGCCGCGCGCGGCCGCGTGTTCGCACCGTTCCACAACCGCCGCTGGGACGGCGATTTCCTGACTGTGCGTCAACTCGTCGAAAGCGGCGAGCTCGGCCGCATCACCTATTTCGAATCGCACTTCGACCGCTTCCGTCCGCGCGTGCGCACGCGATGGCGCGAGGAAGCGTCGCGCGGCGGCGGGCTGCTGTTCGATCTCGGACCGCATCTGATCGACCAGGCGCTCGCGCTGTTCGGCACGCCGGATACGGTGAGCGCGACGGTCAAGACGCGACGCGACGGCGGCGACGCGCCCGACTTCGTCCATCTGCAGCTCGGCTATCCGGACAAGGACGTCATCCTGCACGCGAGCGCGCTCGCGGCCATCGATCCCGCACGCTTCACCGTGCTCGGCACGCAAGCCGGCTATCAGAAGCACGGGCTCGACACGCAGGAAGATCAGCTGAAGGCGGGCCTCACGCCCGACGACGTCGAGTTCGGCGGCGGCAACCCGCCCGGCGTGCTGCGCGGACTCGACGGCGAGCTCGAGATCGAGCGTCCGGTGCCGACACTCGACGGCCAGTACGCGGAGTTCTATCGCGCGCTCGCCGCATCGATCCACGACGGCGCGCCGTTCCCCGTCGCGGCGCAGGACGCGGTCGACGTGATGACGATCATCGAGCTCGCCGCGCGCAGCGAACGCGAAGGCCGGCGCCTGCCGTTCGTGCGCGAAGCGATCTGA
- the gcvH gene encoding glycine cleavage system protein GcvH: MSNVPADLKYTEEHEWVRTEADGTLTVGITDHAQETLGDIVFLELPEVGKTVKAGDAIGVVESVKAASDIYTPVSGEVVEVNAAIVDAPDQVNGDAYASWLFKIKLEAGASTDKLIDAAAYEKLVG; this comes from the coding sequence ATGAGCAACGTCCCGGCCGATCTGAAATACACGGAAGAACACGAGTGGGTCCGCACCGAAGCGGACGGCACGCTGACGGTCGGCATCACCGACCACGCGCAGGAAACGCTCGGCGACATCGTCTTCCTCGAACTGCCCGAAGTCGGCAAGACCGTGAAGGCGGGCGACGCCATCGGCGTCGTCGAGTCGGTGAAGGCAGCGTCCGACATCTACACGCCGGTGTCGGGCGAAGTGGTCGAAGTGAACGCGGCGATTGTCGACGCGCCCGACCAGGTCAACGGCGACGCGTATGCGAGCTGGCTTTTCAAGATCAAGCTCGAAGCAGGCGCGTCGACCGACAAGCTGATCGACGCAGCCGCCTACGAGAAGCTGGTCGGCTAA
- a CDS encoding L-serine ammonia-lyase, whose amino-acid sequence MAVSVFDLFKIGIGPSSSHTVGPMRAALMFAQGLERDALLAATASVKVELYGSLGATGKGHGTDRGVMLGLMGDAPDTVEPSTIAARLDAVRDSKTLALLGTHPVPFVPKEHVAFYRQALPEHPNAMKLRAADANGAVLREATYLSVGGGFVVTAGAPNTKVLAAVEQMAHPFRTSAELLALTESTGKSIAQLMWENERAWHTEEETRAGLLKIWDVMQSCVARGCGIDNPDADGNLPGPFQVKRRAPQLYRTLTGNPEQALRDPLSMIDWINLYAIAVNEENAAGGRVVTAPTNGAAGIIPAVLHYYTRFTPGANEQGVMDFLMTAAAIGILYKLNASISGAEVGCQGEVGVACSMAAGALAAVLGGTPQQVENAAEIGMEHNLGLTCDPVGGMVQIPCIERNAMASVKAVNAARMALRGDGTHYVSLDSVIKTMRETGADMKTKYKETSRGGLAVNIVEC is encoded by the coding sequence ATGGCAGTCAGCGTGTTCGATCTTTTCAAAATCGGCATCGGTCCGTCGAGCTCGCATACGGTCGGTCCGATGCGGGCCGCGCTGATGTTCGCGCAAGGGCTCGAACGCGACGCGCTGCTCGCCGCGACCGCGAGCGTGAAGGTCGAGCTGTACGGCTCGCTCGGCGCGACGGGCAAGGGCCACGGCACCGATCGCGGCGTGATGCTCGGCCTGATGGGCGACGCGCCCGACACCGTCGAGCCGTCGACGATCGCCGCGCGGCTCGACGCCGTGCGCGACTCGAAGACGCTCGCGCTGCTCGGCACGCATCCGGTGCCGTTCGTGCCGAAGGAGCACGTCGCGTTCTACCGGCAGGCGCTGCCCGAGCATCCGAACGCGATGAAGCTGCGCGCGGCCGACGCGAACGGCGCGGTGCTGCGCGAGGCGACCTATCTGTCAGTGGGCGGCGGCTTCGTCGTCACCGCGGGCGCACCGAACACGAAGGTGCTCGCCGCCGTCGAGCAGATGGCGCATCCGTTTCGCACGAGCGCCGAGCTGCTCGCGCTCACCGAATCGACCGGCAAGTCGATCGCGCAGCTGATGTGGGAAAACGAGCGCGCGTGGCACACCGAGGAGGAGACGCGCGCGGGCCTGCTGAAGATCTGGGACGTGATGCAATCTTGCGTCGCGCGCGGCTGCGGGATCGACAACCCGGACGCCGACGGCAACCTGCCCGGCCCGTTCCAGGTCAAGCGCCGCGCGCCGCAGCTCTATCGGACGCTCACGGGCAACCCGGAGCAGGCGCTGCGCGATCCGCTGTCGATGATCGACTGGATCAACCTGTATGCGATCGCCGTCAATGAAGAGAACGCGGCGGGCGGACGCGTCGTCACCGCGCCGACCAACGGCGCTGCAGGCATCATCCCGGCCGTCCTCCATTACTACACGCGTTTCACGCCGGGGGCGAACGAGCAAGGCGTGATGGACTTCCTGATGACGGCGGCGGCGATCGGCATCCTGTACAAGCTCAACGCGTCGATCTCGGGCGCCGAAGTCGGCTGCCAGGGCGAAGTCGGCGTCGCGTGCTCGATGGCGGCGGGCGCGCTCGCGGCCGTGCTGGGCGGCACGCCGCAACAGGTCGAGAACGCGGCCGAAATCGGCATGGAGCACAACCTCGGCCTCACCTGCGATCCGGTCGGCGGGATGGTGCAGATTCCGTGCATCGAGCGCAACGCGATGGCGTCGGTGAAGGCCGTCAACGCCGCGCGCATGGCGCTGCGCGGCGACGGCACGCACTACGTGTCGCTCGACTCCGTGATCAAGACGATGCGCGAGACGGGCGCGGACATGAAGACGAAGTACAAGGAAACGTCGCGCGGCGGGCTGGCGGTGAATATCGTCGAGTGCTGA
- the gcvP gene encoding aminomethyl-transferring glycine dehydrogenase, protein MKLEYPDHLMKRTPLSLAALETHDAFAERHIGPDDASQRAMLATLGFASRAALIDAVIPASIRRGDALPLGPFVQPKSEAEALAALRERADKNQVFRSYIGQGYYDTHTPAVILRNVLENPAWYTAYTPYQPEISQGRLEALLNFQQMVADLTGLAISNASLLDEATAAAEAMTLLQRVGKPKSNLFYVADDVLPQTLEVIKTRAKPVGIEVKTGPAADAASADAFGVLLQYPGANGDVRDYRALADAIHAAGGHVVAAADILALTVLAPPGEWGADVAVGNTQRFGVPMGFGGPHAAYMAVRDEFKRQMPGRLVGVTVDAQGKPALRLALQTREQHIRREKATSNVCTAQALLAIMASMYAVYHGPRGLKTIALRVNRVAALLAAGVEPLGYALVNDTFFDTLTIDTGARTAQVHELAKGKRINLRRVSGTRVGVSVDETTTRADLADLFAIFAQAAGATAPDVDTLDAALPGVPALPAGLERTSAYLTHHVFNRHHSETEMLRYLRSLSDKDLALDRSMIPLGSCTMKLNATSEMLPVTWPEFGQIHPFAPAEQTVGYREMIGQLEEMLVAATGYAAVSLQPNAGSQGEYAGLLIIHAYHESRGESHRNICLIPASAHGTNPASAHMAGMKVVVVACDAQGNVDIADLKAKADAHSNDLAAIMITYPSTHGVFEQNVREICEIVHAHGGQVYVDGANMNAMVGLTAPGQFGGDVSHLNLHKTFCIPHGGGGPGVGPVAVGAHLAKFLPNQRSTGYARGDEGIGAVSAAPYGSASILPISWMYIAMMGAKNLTAATETAILNANYIAKRLAPHYPVLYSGPGGLVAHECILDLRPIKDASGISVDDVAKRLMDYGFHAPTMSFPVPGTLMVEPTESESQEELDRFIAAMIAIRDEIRAVEEGRADREDNPLRHAPHTAAVVTANDWPHAYSREEAAFPVASLVANKYWPPVGRADNAYGDRNLFCSCVPVSEYA, encoded by the coding sequence ATGAAGCTCGAATACCCGGATCATCTGATGAAGCGCACGCCCCTCTCGCTCGCGGCGCTCGAAACGCACGACGCGTTCGCCGAGCGCCACATCGGCCCCGATGACGCCAGCCAGCGCGCGATGCTCGCCACGCTCGGCTTCGCGTCGCGCGCCGCGCTGATCGACGCCGTGATTCCCGCGTCGATCCGCCGCGGCGACGCGCTGCCGCTCGGCCCGTTCGTGCAGCCGAAGAGCGAGGCGGAAGCGCTCGCCGCGCTGCGCGAGCGCGCGGACAAGAACCAGGTGTTCCGCTCGTACATCGGCCAGGGCTACTACGACACGCACACGCCCGCCGTCATCCTGCGCAACGTGCTCGAAAACCCGGCGTGGTACACCGCGTACACGCCGTACCAGCCTGAAATCTCGCAGGGCCGCCTCGAGGCGCTCCTGAACTTCCAGCAGATGGTCGCGGATCTGACGGGCCTCGCCATCTCGAACGCGTCGCTGCTCGACGAGGCGACGGCCGCGGCCGAGGCGATGACGCTCTTGCAGCGAGTCGGCAAGCCGAAGTCGAACCTGTTCTACGTCGCCGACGACGTGCTGCCGCAGACGCTCGAAGTGATCAAGACGCGCGCGAAGCCGGTCGGCATCGAAGTGAAGACGGGCCCCGCCGCCGACGCCGCGAGCGCGGACGCGTTCGGCGTGCTGCTCCAGTATCCGGGCGCGAACGGCGACGTGCGCGACTACCGCGCGCTCGCCGACGCGATCCACGCGGCGGGCGGCCACGTCGTCGCCGCGGCCGACATCCTCGCGCTCACCGTGCTCGCGCCGCCCGGCGAATGGGGCGCGGACGTCGCGGTCGGCAACACGCAGCGCTTCGGCGTGCCGATGGGCTTCGGCGGCCCGCACGCCGCGTACATGGCGGTGCGCGACGAATTCAAGCGGCAGATGCCGGGCCGTCTCGTCGGCGTGACGGTCGACGCGCAGGGCAAGCCCGCGCTGCGCCTCGCGCTGCAAACCCGCGAACAGCACATCCGCCGAGAGAAGGCAACGTCGAACGTCTGCACCGCGCAGGCGCTCCTCGCGATCATGGCGAGCATGTACGCGGTCTATCACGGCCCGCGCGGCCTGAAGACGATCGCGCTGCGCGTGAACCGCGTCGCGGCGCTCCTCGCAGCGGGCGTCGAGCCGCTCGGCTATGCGCTCGTCAACGACACGTTCTTCGACACGCTGACGATCGACACCGGCGCGCGCACCGCACAAGTCCACGAGCTCGCGAAGGGCAAGCGCATCAACCTGCGCCGCGTGAGCGGCACGCGAGTCGGCGTGTCGGTCGACGAAACGACGACACGCGCCGATCTCGCCGACCTGTTCGCGATCTTCGCGCAGGCGGCGGGCGCGACGGCGCCCGATGTCGACACGCTCGACGCCGCGCTGCCCGGCGTGCCCGCGCTGCCGGCCGGCCTCGAACGCACGAGCGCGTACCTGACGCACCATGTGTTCAACCGCCACCATTCGGAAACGGAAATGCTGCGCTACCTGCGCAGCCTGTCGGACAAGGATCTCGCGCTCGACCGCTCGATGATCCCGCTCGGCTCGTGCACGATGAAGCTCAATGCGACGTCGGAGATGCTGCCCGTCACGTGGCCCGAGTTCGGTCAGATCCACCCGTTCGCGCCCGCCGAGCAGACGGTCGGCTATCGCGAGATGATCGGCCAGCTCGAAGAAATGCTGGTGGCGGCAACTGGCTACGCAGCCGTGTCGCTGCAGCCGAACGCCGGCTCGCAGGGCGAGTACGCGGGCCTCTTGATCATCCACGCGTATCACGAATCGCGCGGCGAAAGCCACCGCAACATCTGCCTGATCCCGGCGTCCGCGCACGGCACGAACCCGGCGTCCGCGCACATGGCGGGCATGAAGGTCGTCGTCGTCGCGTGCGACGCGCAGGGCAACGTCGACATCGCCGATCTGAAGGCGAAGGCCGACGCGCATTCGAACGATCTCGCCGCGATCATGATCACGTATCCGTCGACGCACGGCGTGTTCGAGCAGAACGTGCGCGAAATCTGCGAGATCGTCCACGCGCACGGCGGCCAGGTGTACGTCGACGGCGCGAACATGAACGCGATGGTCGGCCTGACCGCGCCCGGCCAGTTCGGCGGCGACGTGTCGCACCTGAACCTGCACAAGACCTTCTGCATCCCGCACGGCGGCGGCGGCCCGGGCGTCGGCCCGGTCGCGGTCGGCGCGCACCTCGCGAAGTTCCTGCCGAACCAGCGCTCGACCGGCTACGCGCGCGGCGACGAAGGCATCGGCGCGGTGTCGGCGGCGCCTTACGGCTCGGCGTCGATCCTGCCGATCTCGTGGATGTACATCGCGATGATGGGCGCGAAGAACCTGACCGCCGCGACCGAAACCGCGATCCTCAACGCGAACTACATCGCGAAGCGTCTCGCGCCGCACTACCCGGTGCTGTATTCGGGCCCGGGCGGGCTCGTCGCGCACGAGTGCATTCTCGACCTGCGTCCGATCAAGGACGCGAGCGGCATCAGCGTCGACGATGTCGCGAAACGCCTGATGGACTATGGCTTCCACGCGCCGACGATGAGCTTCCCGGTGCCGGGCACGCTGATGGTCGAGCCGACCGAATCGGAATCGCAGGAGGAACTCGACCGCTTCATCGCCGCGATGATCGCGATCCGCGACGAAATCCGCGCGGTCGAGGAAGGCCGCGCCGACCGCGAGGACAACCCGCTGCGTCACGCACCGCACACGGCAGCCGTCGTCACCGCGAACGACTGGCCGCATGCGTACTCGCGCGAAGAGGCCGCGTTCCCGGTCGCATCGCTCGTCGCGAACAAGTACTGGCCGCCCGTCGGCCGCGCGGACAACGCATATGGCGACCGCAATCTGTTCTGCTCCTGCGTGCCGGTCTCGGAATACGCATGA
- the gcvT gene encoding glycine cleavage system aminomethyltransferase GcvT, giving the protein MTVLKITPLHAAHRALNARMVDFGGWDMPVNYGSQIDEHQAVRTDAGMFDVSHMCVVDFTGPRVRAFFEHALANNVAKLQTPGKALYSCLLNPQGGVIDDLIVYYFTEDFFRVVVNAGTADKDVAWFTQLNEQGGFGLSIAPRRDFAIVAVQGPNARAKVWDTIPAARAATSELKPFNAAQVAGTPFGDLTVARTGYTGEDGFEIIVPAAYVEALWNALAERGVRPCGLGARDTLRLEAGMNLYGQDMDETVSPLDAGLAWTVDLAAPRAFVGRDALERDGSRAAFVGLILQKENGKAGGVLRAHQKVVTPHGEGEITSGTFSPTMQESIAFARVPKDVAAGDTVHVQIRDKNLPARVVKLPFVRNGKVLAV; this is encoded by the coding sequence ATGACCGTTCTCAAAATCACCCCGCTTCACGCTGCGCATCGCGCCCTCAATGCCCGCATGGTCGACTTCGGCGGCTGGGACATGCCCGTCAATTACGGCTCGCAGATCGACGAGCATCAGGCCGTGCGCACCGACGCCGGGATGTTCGACGTGTCGCACATGTGCGTCGTCGATTTCACGGGCCCCCGCGTGCGCGCTTTCTTCGAGCACGCGCTCGCGAACAACGTCGCGAAGCTGCAGACGCCCGGCAAGGCGCTCTACTCGTGCCTGCTGAACCCGCAAGGCGGCGTCATCGACGATCTGATCGTCTACTACTTCACCGAGGATTTCTTCCGCGTCGTCGTCAACGCCGGCACCGCCGACAAGGACGTCGCGTGGTTCACCCAGCTCAACGAGCAAGGCGGCTTCGGCCTTTCGATCGCGCCGCGCCGCGACTTCGCGATCGTCGCCGTCCAAGGGCCGAACGCGCGTGCGAAGGTATGGGACACGATCCCCGCCGCGCGCGCGGCGACGAGCGAGCTCAAGCCGTTCAACGCCGCGCAGGTCGCGGGCACGCCGTTCGGCGACCTCACCGTCGCGCGCACCGGCTACACCGGCGAGGACGGCTTCGAGATCATCGTCCCGGCGGCGTACGTCGAAGCGCTGTGGAACGCGCTCGCCGAGCGCGGCGTGCGTCCGTGCGGACTCGGCGCGCGCGACACGCTGCGCCTCGAAGCCGGCATGAACCTGTACGGCCAGGACATGGACGAGACGGTGTCGCCGCTCGACGCCGGCCTCGCGTGGACGGTCGATCTCGCCGCGCCGCGCGCGTTCGTCGGCCGCGACGCGCTGGAGCGCGACGGCTCGCGCGCCGCGTTCGTCGGCCTGATCCTGCAGAAGGAAAACGGCAAGGCGGGCGGCGTGCTGCGCGCGCACCAGAAGGTCGTGACGCCGCATGGCGAAGGCGAGATCACGAGCGGCACGTTCTCGCCGACGATGCAGGAATCGATCGCGTTCGCGCGCGTGCCGAAGGACGTCGCCGCAGGCGACACGGTGCACGTTCAGATCCGCGACAAAAATCTCCCCGCGCGCGTGGTAAAACTGCCGTTCGTGCGCAACGGCAAGGTGCTCGCAGTCTGA
- a CDS encoding alginate lyase family protein, with product MVRQTFPGRAQATRRRLSALAPALLAAAALTAAGPARAAMNFCAAPALQSSEATHAEPGVQALIKSVDVHLNDEPKALPRVHTEGTLPHEGIYDQSAEALNDMELMRNAALAWRVTNQSRYLALVDRFLSAWVNTYRPSFNPIDETRFESLILAYDMTASVLPVKTRNATAAFIASLGNGYVQQIDAQKRPLNGTWRNNWQSHRIKLIALAAFTLGDRKMMNAAQRLFVEHLADNVEPDGTTYDFLERDALHYAVYDLQPLVTAALAARRFNRNWLRERASNGATLAAALDWLVPYARGEKTHEEFVRSPVPFDAKRREAGLPGYSGMWEPKNATELFHLAARLDGRYTSVAQQLSPMPPAWLAACLPLPAR from the coding sequence ATGGTGCGTCAGACGTTTCCGGGCCGCGCGCAGGCGACGCGGCGGCGCTTGAGCGCGCTCGCGCCGGCGCTTCTCGCCGCCGCCGCGCTGACGGCGGCCGGCCCCGCCCGGGCGGCGATGAATTTCTGCGCCGCGCCCGCGCTGCAGAGCAGCGAGGCGACGCACGCCGAGCCGGGCGTGCAGGCGCTCATCAAGAGCGTCGACGTGCATCTGAACGACGAGCCGAAGGCGTTGCCGCGCGTGCACACCGAAGGCACGCTGCCGCACGAAGGCATCTACGACCAGAGCGCCGAGGCGCTCAACGACATGGAGCTGATGCGCAACGCGGCGCTCGCGTGGCGCGTGACGAACCAGAGCCGCTATCTGGCGCTCGTCGACCGCTTCCTGTCGGCGTGGGTGAACACTTACCGTCCGAGCTTCAATCCGATCGACGAGACGCGGTTCGAAAGCCTGATCCTCGCGTACGACATGACGGCGAGCGTGCTGCCCGTGAAGACGCGCAACGCGACGGCCGCGTTCATCGCGTCGCTCGGCAACGGCTACGTGCAGCAGATCGACGCGCAGAAGCGCCCGCTCAACGGCACGTGGCGCAACAACTGGCAAAGCCACCGAATCAAGCTGATCGCGCTCGCCGCATTCACGCTCGGCGATCGCAAGATGATGAACGCCGCGCAGCGGCTCTTCGTCGAGCATCTCGCCGACAACGTCGAGCCGGACGGCACCACGTACGATTTTCTCGAACGCGACGCGCTGCACTACGCGGTCTACGATCTGCAGCCGCTCGTGACAGCGGCGCTCGCCGCGCGGCGCTTCAACCGCAACTGGCTGCGCGAGCGCGCGTCGAACGGCGCGACGCTCGCTGCCGCGCTCGACTGGCTCGTGCCGTACGCGCGCGGCGAAAAGACGCACGAAGAATTCGTCCGTTCGCCGGTGCCGTTCGATGCAAAGCGCCGTGAGGCGGGCCTGCCCGGCTATTCGGGCATGTGGGAGCCGAAGAACGCGACCGAGCTGTTCCACCTCGCCGCGCGCCTCGACGGCCGCTACACGAGCGTCGCCCAACAACTCTCGCCGATGCCGCCTGCGTGGCTGGCCGCGTGCTTGCCGCTGCCGGCGCGGTGA
- a CDS encoding UvrD-helicase domain-containing protein: MSAGLNPAQSEAVRYLDGPCLVLAGAGSGKTRVITQKIAHLIEAKGFEPRHIAAVTFTNKAAAEMRERVGKLLEGKTLTTPGKEGRKVPVNQLTVCTFHSLGVQILRQEAEHVGLKPQFSIMDSDDCFGMIQEQIGTTDKGLIRKIQTIISLWKNGLIMPEEAMTIAANGDEHQAALVYRNYVATLHAYQAVDFDDLIRLPAELFARNEPVRDRWQNKLRYLLIDEYQDTNACQYELLKLLAGPRAAFTAVGDDDQAIYGWRGATLENLAQLGKDFPKLHLVKLEQNYRSTVRILTAANNVIANNPKLFEKKLWSEHGMGDSITVTPCNDEEHEAESVVFRLSAHKFERRTQFRDYAILYRGNFQARIFEQVLRRERIPYVLSGGQSFFDKAEIKDLCAYLRLIANADDDPAFIRAVTTPRRGIGNTTLEALGAFAGQAKVSLFEAVYMGGIEARLSARQIEPLRIFCDFIQRLTDRADKEPATVVLDDMMEAIHYEAYLYDAYDERQAQTKWQNVLEFLEWLKRKGTKPEPAEAADGEADGFHNADGLADTGKNLLGLIQTVALMSMLEGKEEDPDAVRLSTVHASKGLEYPHVFLVGVEEGIMPHSGGSDDGPIDDERIEEERRLMYVAITRAQRSLHLNWCKKRKRARETIVCEQSRFIAEMGLDEAPPPTPEEAPMTPKDRLASLKALLQK; encoded by the coding sequence ATGTCCGCAGGCCTGAATCCCGCTCAAAGCGAAGCGGTGCGCTATCTCGACGGTCCCTGCCTCGTGCTCGCCGGCGCGGGCAGCGGCAAGACCCGCGTCATCACGCAGAAGATCGCGCACCTGATCGAAGCAAAAGGCTTCGAGCCGCGCCACATTGCCGCCGTCACGTTCACGAACAAGGCCGCCGCCGAAATGCGCGAGCGCGTCGGCAAGCTCCTCGAGGGCAAGACGCTCACGACGCCCGGCAAGGAAGGCCGCAAGGTGCCCGTCAATCAATTGACGGTCTGCACGTTCCACTCGCTCGGCGTGCAGATCCTGCGGCAGGAGGCAGAGCACGTCGGCCTGAAGCCGCAGTTCTCGATCATGGATTCGGACGACTGTTTCGGGATGATCCAGGAGCAGATCGGCACGACCGACAAGGGCCTGATCCGCAAGATCCAGACGATCATCTCGCTGTGGAAGAACGGCCTCATCATGCCCGAGGAGGCGATGACGATTGCGGCCAACGGGGACGAGCACCAGGCGGCGCTCGTCTATCGCAATTACGTCGCGACGCTGCATGCGTATCAGGCGGTCGATTTCGACGACCTGATTCGCTTGCCCGCCGAGCTGTTCGCGCGCAACGAGCCGGTCCGCGATCGCTGGCAGAACAAGCTGCGCTATCTGCTGATCGACGAATACCAGGACACCAACGCGTGCCAGTACGAGCTGCTGAAGCTGCTCGCGGGCCCGCGCGCCGCGTTCACCGCGGTCGGCGACGATGACCAGGCGATCTACGGCTGGCGCGGCGCGACGCTCGAGAACCTCGCGCAGCTCGGCAAGGACTTCCCGAAACTGCACTTGGTAAAGCTCGAGCAGAACTATCGGTCGACCGTGCGGATCCTGACCGCCGCGAACAACGTGATCGCGAACAACCCGAAGCTGTTCGAGAAGAAGCTGTGGTCCGAGCACGGAATGGGCGATTCGATCACCGTCACGCCGTGCAACGACGAGGAGCACGAGGCCGAATCGGTCGTGTTCCGGCTGTCCGCGCACAAGTTCGAGCGGCGCACGCAGTTCCGCGATTACGCGATCCTCTACCGCGGCAACTTTCAGGCGCGGATCTTCGAACAGGTGCTGCGGCGCGAACGGATTCCGTACGTGCTGTCGGGCGGCCAGTCGTTCTTCGACAAGGCGGAGATCAAGGACCTGTGCGCGTACCTGCGCCTGATCGCGAACGCCGACGACGATCCCGCGTTCATCCGCGCGGTCACGACGCCGCGCCGCGGGATCGGCAACACGACGCTCGAGGCGCTCGGCGCGTTCGCCGGGCAGGCCAAGGTGTCGCTGTTCGAGGCGGTCTACATGGGCGGGATCGAAGCGCGGCTGTCCGCGCGGCAGATCGAGCCGCTGCGGATCTTCTGCGACTTCATCCAGCGCCTGACCGACCGCGCGGACAAGGAGCCCGCGACAGTCGTCCTCGACGACATGATGGAAGCGATCCACTACGAAGCGTACCTGTACGACGCCTACGACGAACGGCAGGCGCAGACGAAGTGGCAGAACGTGCTCGAATTCCTCGAATGGCTGAAACGCAAGGGGACGAAGCCGGAGCCGGCAGAGGCAGCCGACGGCGAAGCGGACGGCTTCCACAACGCGGACGGCCTCGCCGACACCGGCAAGAACCTGCTCGGCCTGATTCAGACGGTCGCACTGATGTCGATGCTCGAAGGCAAGGAAGAGGATCCGGACGCGGTGCGGCTGTCGACCGTGCATGCGTCGAAGGGGCTCGAGTATCCGCACGTGTTCCTTGTCGGCGTCGAGGAAGGGATCATGCCGCACAGCGGCGGCAGCGACGACGGCCCGATCGACGACGAGCGGATCGAGGAAGAGCGCCGGCTGATGTACGTCGCGATCACGCGCGCGCAGCGCAGCCTGCATCTGAACTGGTGCAAGAAGCGCAAGCGTGCGCGGGAGACCATCGTGTGCGAGCAGTCGCGCTTCATCGCCGAGATGGGGCTCGACGAAGCCCCGCCGCCGACGCCCGAAGAGGCGCCGATGACGCCGAAGGACCGGCTTGCGAGCTTGAAGGCGTTGCTGCAGAAGTGA